The Lycium barbarum isolate Lr01 chromosome 12, ASM1917538v2, whole genome shotgun sequence genome includes a region encoding these proteins:
- the LOC132625181 gene encoding pentatricopeptide repeat-containing protein At2g01860, whose amino-acid sequence MLSRSYFMFSTTNESFPWSSSSTYPISQTSSTSTAASRTHSSLGRKGKRDVIMAVSSNNKTNHIKLPKNLRNPRRPKRPPNMDYNFKRVLYENDEETTNDNIPSVIPQVRSGIDEVEKGRMCDDEGIIWESDEMDAISSLFKGRIPQKPGKLDRERPLPLPIPYKIRPLGLPTPKRFANHSRQSISKQVYKNPTFLIGLAKEIQGLSAQENVSKVLGKWSPFLRKGSLSLTIRELGYLGLPERALETFCWVKKQPHLFPDDYILASTVEVLAGSNELKMPFDLDKFTGLASRSVYEAMLRGYIKGGSLKLALKLLSMAKESNRVLDTGVYAKLILQLGKDPDKSTLVLVLLEELAVRDDLNLTPQDCTAIMKICIRLGRFEIVEGLYDWFRKSGGNPGVVMYTTMIHCRYSANKYRDALAMLWEMEASNCLFDLPAYRVVIKLFVALNDLSRAVRYFSKLKEAGFSPTFDIYCSLIRIYMASGRLAKCKDICKEAEMAGFRFDEHTMLKLHQ is encoded by the coding sequence ATGCTCAGCAGAAGTTATTTCATGTTTTCGACCACCAATGAGTCCTTTCCTTGGTCTTCTTCATCCACATATCCCATCTCCCAGACTAGTAGTACCAGTACTGCTGCTTCTAGAACACATTCAAGTCTTGGAAGAAAAGGGAAAAGAGATGTAATCATGGCTGTATCTAGTAATAACAAAACTAACCACATAAAACTTCCAAAAAACCTTAGGAATCCTCGGCGACCAAAGCGACCACCAAACATGGACTATAACTTCAAAAGGGTCttgtatgaaaatgatgaagaaACGACCAAtgacaacatacccagtgtaatcccacaagtgaggtctggAATTGATGAAGTAGAAAAAGGAAGGATGTGTGATGATGAGGGAATTATATGGGAATCGGATGAGATGGACGCGATTTCATCTCTTTTTAAAGGGAGGATCCCTCAGAAGCCTGGAAAATTGGATAGAGAGAGGCCTTTACCTCTGCCAATTCCTTACAAGATTCGGCCTTTGGGACTTCCTACACCAAAAAGATTCGCGAATCATTCAAGGCAATCGATATCAAAGCAAGTGTACAAGAATCCCACTTTCTTGATTGGTTTGGCTAAAGAAATTCAGGGTCTTTCAGCTCAGGAAAATGTATCAAAAGTTCTTGGTAAATGGAGCCCGTTTCTTCGAAAAGGATCGTTGTCATTGACAATCCGAGAGTTGGGTTATTTGGGCCTTCCTGAGAGAGCTTTGGAAACATTCTGTTGGGTGAAGAAACAACCCCATTTATTCCCTGATGATTATATTCTTGCTTCTACCGTTGAAGTTCTTGCCGGGTCAAACGAGTTAAAAATGCCGTTTGATTTGGATAAGTTCACTGGCTTGGCTAGTCGGAGTGTGTATGAAGCGATGTTAAGGGGTTATATTAAAGGAGGAAGCTTGAAGCTTGCTTTGAAGCTTCTTTCAATGGCTAAGGAATCTAACAGAGTGCTTGATACTGGGGTGTATGCTAAGCTAATCTTACAGCTTGGTAAGGATCCTGATAAAAGCACACTTGTCTTGGTATTATTAGAGGAGCTTGCTGTGAGAGATGATCTGAATTTGACACCACAAGACTGTACAGCTATCATGAAGATTTGCATTAGGCTGGGAAGATTTGAAATTGTGGAGGGACTATATGATTGGTTCAGGAAATCTGGTGGTAATCCAGGTGTAGTTATGTATACTACTATGATTCACTGTCGTTATTCAGCGAACAAATATAGAGATGCATTAGCCATGCTATGGGAAATGGAAGCTTCAAATTGCCTTTTTGATCTACCAGCTTATCGTGTAGTGATTAAGCTCTTTGTTGCTTTGAACGATCTTTCAAGGGCTGTACGCTATTTCTCTAAACTTAAGGAAGCGGGTTTTAGTCCAACTTTTGATATATACTGCAGCTTGATCAGAATTTATATGGCTTCTGGAAGGCTGGCCAAGTGTAAGGATATCTGCAAGGAGGCAGAGATGGCTGGATTCAGGTTTGACGAACATACAATGTTAAAGTTGCATCAGTAA
- the LOC132625183 gene encoding UDP-glycosyltransferase 91C1, translating to MENEKESLHVVMFPWLAMGHIIPFFHLSRCLAQRGHKVTFISTPRNIERLDKVPTELAPLLHIVSFPLPKVSNLPDDAESSMDIPYQKAQFLKIAFDLLETPLTTFLENSSPDWIVYDYASHWLPKRAHDLGISRAFFSLFTAVTMAFFGPPWALLNDERSIPEDYTVVPKWIPFETKVVYRLHEIKKNFEAPADESGTTDGARFGASIDGSDVVLFRTCVEFEPEWFNLVSELFQKPVLSIGVLPPSVIQDENLDSNENDTTWLSIKNWLDKQNQDSVIYVALGTEATVSQKEINELALGLEKCGLPFFWVIRNQPRHKQEDTQIQLPDGYEDTVKNRGIIYRGWVPQTNILSHSCIRGFLTHCGWNSVIEALCFGRVLIMFPVMNDQGLNTRLLQEKGVGVEIPRDEKDGSFTSDSVAETVKFAVVSEEGESLRANARQMSGLFGDRNRNGQLIDDCVSYLMENKIGKSSS from the coding sequence ATGGAGAATGAAAAAGAATCTCTTCATGTAGTGATGTTCCCATGGCTAGCCATGGGCCATATCATACCTTTTTTCCATCTATCCAGATGCTTAGCTCAAAGGGGTCACAAAGTCACCTTCATATCCACTCCAAGAAACATTGAAAGATTAGATAAAGTTCCCACTGAACTTGCTCCCCTTTTGCATATTGTAAGCTTTCCTTTGCCTAAAGTATCCAACTTGCCAGATGATGCAGAATCCTCAATGGACATACCTTACCAAAAAGCTCAGTTCTTGAAAATCGCTTTCGATTTGCTCGAAACCCCACTAAccacttttcttgaaaattcatcACCAGATTGGATTGTCTATGACTATGCTTCTCACTGGCTACCTAAACGTGCACACGATTTAGGCATCTCACGCGCGTTTTTTAGTCTCTTTACTGCTGTAACTATGGCCTTTTTTGGACCTCCTTGGGCTTTGTTGAATGATGAAAGGTCAATCCCCGAGGATTATACAGTTGTTCCGAAATGGATTCCTTTCGAGACGAAAGTCGTTTATCGACTACACGAGATTAAGAAGAACTTCGAAGCACCAGCAGATGAATCCGGTACCACTGATGGAGCCCGATTTGGTGCTTCAATTGATGGAAGTGATGTTGtattgtttagaacttgtgttgAGTTCGAACCCGAATGGTTCAACTTGGTTTCTGAGCTTTTTCAGAAACCCGTATTATCCATCGGTGTCCTGCCTCCATCTGTAATACAAGATGAAAATTTAGACAGCAATGAAAATGATACAACATGGCTTAGTATCAAGAATTGGCTCGATAAGCAAAACCAAGACTCGGTGATATATGTTGCACTTGGAACTGAAGCAACAGTTAGTCAAAAAGAGATAAATGAGCTAGCCCTGGGGTTAGAGAAGTGTGGATTACCTTTCTTTTGGGTAATTAGGAATCAACCAAGACATAAACAAGAAGACACACAGATTCAACTTCCTGATGGTTATGAAGACACAGTAAAAAACAGAGGTATAATATACAGAGGATGGGTCCCACAGACAAATATACTAAGTCATTCGTGTATCAGGGGATTCTTGACTCACTGTGGATGGAACTCAGTCATAGAGGCGCTTTGTTTCGGACGGGTTTTGATTATGTTCCCAGTGATGAATGACCAAGGTTTGAATACTAGGTTGCTGCAAGAAAAAGGGGTTGGTGTAGAAATACCAAGAGATGAAAAAGATGGATCTTTTACTAGTGATTCAGTGGCTGAAACTGTGAAGTTTGCAGTGGTGAGTGAAGAGGGTGAGTCTTTGAGAGCTAATGCAAGACAGATGAGTGGCTTGTTTGGAGATAGGAATAGAAATGGACAGCTTATTGATGATTGTGTTAGTTATTTGATGGAAAATAAGATAGGCAAATCTTCTAGTTGA
- the LOC132625180 gene encoding LRR receptor-like serine/threonine-protein kinase GHR1: MKLFRFFILVLCFGSAMGQLPSQDILALLEFRKGIKHDPTGYVLQSWNEESIDFNGCPSSWNGIMCNGGNVAAVVLDNLGLSADADLSVFANLTMLVKLSMANNSIAGVVPKKIGDFKSLEYLDISNNLFNSSLPPQIGKVGSLKNLTLAGNNFSGPIPDTIAELMSIESLDLSHNSLSGPLPSSLTKLNNLVYLNLSLNGFAKTIPKGFELMANLEILDLHGNMLDGTLDPEFLLLTTATYVDLSGNLLVSSASQHQNFLPGISGSVKYLSLSHNQLTGSLVSGSGAQAFGNLKVLDLSYNQLSGELPGFNFVYDLEVLKLSNNRFSGFVPNDLWKGDASVLTELDLSGNNLTGSLSMITSTSLRVLNLSSNALSGELPLVTGSTAVLDLSKNQLEGNLTRMQHWGNVEFLDLSQNQLTGNIPEVTAQFLRLNSLNLSHNALTGSLPKVIAQFPKITVLDLSFNQLDGPLLTSLITLPTIEELHLQNNALVGNIDFFPPSATPNLRVLDLSHNQLAGSFPDEFGSLTTLQVLDIAGNNLSGSLPTSIGQVNSLTSLDISQNHFTGPLPENLPDGLQSFNASLNDLSGVVPVHLRKFPLSSFYPGNPELQFPNPPPGSGRASPENQKRSVKTIIKVVIIVSSVIALIILVLLAIFIYYIRASRKPHPCVTEKDVHRQAPSNPSGFSSREGTGGVVVSAEDLRTSRKESSEIISPDEKMAAITGFSPSKGSHFSWSPESGDSYTAENFARLDVRSPDRLAGELYFLDDTISFTPEELSRAPAEVLGRSSHGTSYRATLENGLLLTVKWLREGVAKQRKDFAKEAKKFANIRHPNVVGLRGYYWGPTQHEKLILSDYISPGSLASFLYDRPGRKGPPLTWPQRLKISVDVARGLNYLHFDREVPHGNLKATNILLDGPDLNARVADYCLHRLMTQAGTIEQILDAGVLGYRAPELAVSKKPLPSFKSDVYAFGVILLELLSGKCAGDVVSGEDGGVDLTDWVRLKVAEGRGSDCFDNVLSPEMGNPAMEKQMKEVLGIAVRCIRSISERPGIKTIYEDLSSI; encoded by the exons ATGAAGCTATTTAGGTTTTTTATACTTGTGCTTTGTTTTGGTTCTGCGATGGGGCAGCTTCCTTCCCAGGACATTTTGGCCTTGCTTGAGTTTAGGAAGGGTATCAAGCATGATCCAACTGGTTATGTACTGCAGTCATGGAATGAGGAGTCAATTGATTTCAATGGGTGCCCTTCATCTTGGAATGGTATCATGTGCAATGGTGGTAATGTTGCAGCTGTCGTCCTTGACAACTTGGGTTTATCTGCCGATGCAGATTTGAGTGTGTTTGCTAACCTCACAATGCTAGTCAAACTCTCTATGGCTAACAATTCAATTGCTGGGGTAGTGCCAAAGAAAATTGGTGACTTCAAGAGCCTTGAGTATTTGGATATTTCAAACAATCTATTCAACTCCTCTTTACCACCACAGATTGGAAAAGTAGGAAGCTTAAAGAATCTGACATTAGCTGGTAACAACTTCTCTGGCCCAATCCCGGATACGATTGCTGAGCTCATGTCAATTGAATCTTTGGATTTGAGCCATAATTCTCTTTCTGGGCCACTTCCTTCATCTTTAACCAAGTTAAATAATTTGGTATACCTCAATCTATCTCTTAATGGATTTGCAAAGACAATCCCAAAAGGATTTGAGCTAATGGCTAACCTTGAAATTCTTGACTTGCATGGAAATATGCTTGATGGTACTTTGGATCCAGAGTTCTTACTGCTTACTACTGCAACTTATGTTGACTTAAGTGGAAATTTACTCGTGAGTTCCGCTTCTCAACATCAGAATTTTCTACCAGGTATATCCGGGTCGGTCAAGTACTTGAGTCTTAGCCATAATCAGCTTACAGGGTCACTAGTAAGTGGCAGTGGAGCTCAGGCATTCGGGAACTTGAAGGTTCTGGATTTGAGCTACAATCAGCTGTCTGGGGAATTACCTGGCTTTAATTTTGTTTATGATCTTGAGGTCCTCAAACTCAGCAACAATAGATTCTCTGGGTTCGTCCCAAATGATCTTTGGAAAGGAGATGCTTCGGTTCTCACAGAATTGGATTTAAGTGGAAACAACCTCACAG GGTCATTAAGCATGATTACATCAACAAGTTTGCGTGTTCTTAACTTATCCTCCAATGCTCTTTCCGGTGAACTTCCACTGGTGACAGGAAGTACTGCAGTTCTTGATCTCTCAAAAAACCAGTTAGAGGGAAATCTAACTAGAATGCAGCATTGGGGGAATGTTGAATTTCTTGACCTCAGCCAAAACCAACTGACAGGAAACATCCCTGAGGTTACAGCTCAGTTTCTGCGCTTAAATAGCCTAAACCTTTCTCACAATGCTCTTACTGGATCTCTGCCAAAAGTTATTGCACAGTTTCCTAAGATCACTGTCCTTGATCTTAGTTTCAACCAGCTGGATGGGCCTCTTCTCACTTCTCTGATAACATTACCCACTATCGAAGAACTTCACCTACAAAACAATGCACTTGTTGGAAATATTGATTTCTTTCCCCCCTCTGCTACACCCAACCTCCGTGTTCTTGATCTTTCTCATAATCAGCTTGCTGGTTCTTTTCCTGATGAGTTTGGTTCATTGACCACGCTTCAAGTACTTGATATAGCTGGAAATAATTTATCTGGATCTCTGCCTACTTCGATTGGGCAAGTTAATTCGCTTACTTCTCTAGACATTTCACAGAATCATTTTACCGGTCCACTGCCAGAGAACCTGCCTGATGGCCTCCAAAGCTTCAATGCATCACTCAATGACTTATCTGGTGTTGTCCCTGTACATTTGAGGAAGTTTCCTTTATCATCTTTCTACCCGGGAAACCCtgaacttcaatttccaaatCCTCCCCCAGGATCTGGTCGAGCTTCACCAGAAAACCAGAAAAGATCAGTTAAAACTATCATCAAGGTGGTAATAATAGTTTCCAGTGTAATTGCTCTTATTATTTTGGTCTTGCTAGCCATTTTCATTTATTATATACGAGCGTCAAGGAAGCCTCATCCTTGTGTTACTGAAAAAGATGTTCATCGCCAAGCCCCATCAAATCCTTCTGGCTTTAGCAGTAGAGAGGGTACTGGTGGTGTAGTCGTTTCAGCTGAAGATCTTAGGACTTCACGAAAAGAATCATCAGAAATAATTAGTCCAGATGAGAAAATGGCTGCTATAACTGGTTTCTCCCCTTCAAAAGGTAGCCATTTCTCTTGGTCACCAGAATCTGGAGATTCATATACTGCAGAAAATTTTGCAAGATTGGATGTGAGGTCTCCAGATCGTCTGGCTGGGGAGCTGTACTTCCTGGATGATACAATCTCTTTTACACCTGAGGAACTTTCCAGGGCTCCAGCTGAAGTCTTAGGTAGAAGCAGCCATGGTACATCTTATAGGGCAACACTAGAGAATGGGTTGCTTCTGACTGTGAAATGGTTGAGAGAAGGAGTGGCAAAGCAGAGAAAGGATTTCGCAAAGGAGGCTAAAAAGTTTGCCAATATCAGGCATCCTAATGTAGTAGGATTGAGAGGTTACTACTGGGGCCCCACACAACATGAGAAGCTCATTCTTTCGGATTATATATCTCCTGGAAGTCTTGCAAGTTTCCTCTATG ATCGACCTGGTAGAAAAGGTCCACCACTAACCTGGCCTCAAAGACTCAAAATATCAGTTGATGTTGCACGTGGCTTAAACTACCTCCATTTTGATCGTGAGGTTCCACACGGAAACCTTAAAGCAACCAACATCTTGTTGGATGGGCCTGACCTTAATGCAAGGGTTGCCGATTACTGCCTTCATCGGCTTATGACTCAAGCCGGCACAATAGAGCAGATTCTTGATGCAGGAGTGTTGGGTTATCGTGCCCCCGAGTTGGCTGTATCAAAGAAACCACTGCCTTCCTTCAAATCAGATGTATATGCTTTTGGAGTTATTTTGTTGGAGCTGCTAAGTGGGAAGTGTGCAGGGGATGTTGTCTCTGGCGAAGATGGTGGAGTAGACTTGACTGACTGGGTAAGGTTGAAGGTGGCAGAAGGTCGTGGTTCGGATTGTTTTGATAATGTGTTGTCACCTGAGATGGGAAATCCAGCAATGGAGAAGCAAATGAAGGAGGTTCTTGGGATAGCTGTGCGATGCATTCGTTCTATATCCGAGAGGCCTGGTATCAAGACTATATATGAGGATCTTTCATCTATATAG